The Megasphaera elsdenii DSM 20460 genome includes the window AAGACGGGACCAATGTCTGCTCGTCGGAAGCTTTTTATCCTTTGTTGACACCCCATCCGGATTGGGCCGAAGAAAGCCCGCTCCAGATCCTGGAAGCCGTCCAGGAAGTCATCAGTAAGACGGCCGCTCAGCTTCGCTATAAGAACAAGGAGCTGGCCGGCATCGCCCTGAGCACGGTCATGCACAGTTTCGCCGGCCTCGACGAAGGCAAAGAACCCCTCATGGACATGCAGACCTGGGCTGACAGCCGCAGCGCGTCTATTGTCCGGGAAATGAAGAAAGACGAAGGCTTGTGCCGGTCTTTCTATGAACGGACGGGCTGCCCCATCCACGCCTGCTATCCCCTGGCCAAAATCATCTGGCTGCGCCAGAACCAGCCGGAACTCTTCCGCCAGATGCGCTATGTCGGATCATTGAAAGATTATTTGTTCTATCACTTGACGGGCCAATGGGTCATCGACAAGTCCGCAGCCAGCACGAGCGGCATGTACAACGAACGGACCTTGGATTGGGATGATGAAATCCTGGCCTATGCCGGTGTCACTAAAGACCAGCTGCCGCCTGTCGTATCGACGACGTACAGCCAGGGTTTGTGTGAAGACGCTGCCAAGATTTTGCGCCTGCCGGCCGGCCTTCCCGTCGTCATCGGCGCTACGGATGGCGTCCTGGTCAACGTCGGCATCGGTGCCGTCGAACCGGGCCAGCTCAGCGGGACCATCGGGACCAGCGGCGCCCTGCGCATGCTGACCCGCCAGCCCAAGACGGACCCGCAGATGCGCACGTGGTGCTATAACCTGACCGACGACATGTGGGTCGCCGGCGGAGCCATCAACAACGGCGGCATGATCCTGCGCTGGGTCCGCGACAAAATCTGCCATTACGGCGGCAGTGCCCTGGAAACGCTGGACATCGACCCCTATGACTTGATGACCATGAAGGCAGAACACGTCGATGCCGGCGCCGACGGTCTCATCTGCCTGCCGTATTTTACGGGCGAACGGGCGCCATACTGGAACTCGGAACTGCGGGGCATGTTCTTCGGCTTTTCCCTCAATCACAGCCGGTCCCACATGATCCGCGCCGTCATGGAAGGCATCTGCTACAGCCTAAACAGCGTCATGGCAGCTCTCAAGGAATTTGGCGACATCAAGGACATCCGCGTCAGCGGCAGCTTCACCAAGTCGAAACTGTGGCTCCAGATTTTATCGGACGTCCTCAATCAGCCCATCACCCTGCCGGACAACAGTGAAGGCGCTGCTTTCGGGGCGGCCGTGCTGGGATTCATTTCCAGCGGCAAATTGAAGAGCATCGCCGATACGGCCGACTTGGTCCACGCCAAGAAAATCTATACGCCTATCGAAGAAAACGTAGCCGTCTACCAGCAGCTCTACGACATCTTCGTCCAGCTCTACCATAACTTGCAGGGAGAATTTGCCGACATTACGGCATACCAGCAGAAATTATAATTTCCAGTGAAAAGGAGAGATACCTATGGCACTTCACGATATTGGCGTCGTCGGCATGGCCGTCATGGGCAGTAACCTGGCCCTGAACATGGCCGACCACGGCTACGACGTTTCGGTCTACAACTATACGCCGGATTTGACGGAACAGTTCCTCAAGGAACGGCCCCATGACAAGATTACGGGCTACTTCGAGCTGAAGGATTTCCTGGCTTCCCTGAAGCGGCCGCGCAAAATCATGCTCATGATCATGGCCGGTGCGCCTGTGGACAGCATGCTCGACCAGCTGCTGCCCCTCCTGGATACAGGTGACATCATCATCGACGGCGGCAACTCCTATTTCGGCGATACGCGCCGCCGCTACGACCGCTGCAAAGAAGACGGCATCCATTTCTATGGCATGGGCATTTCGGGCGGGGAAACGGGCGCCCGCCGCGGTCCGGCCATCATGCCGGGCGGCAATAAGGAAACGTATCCTGAAATCCAGCCCATTTACGAAGCCATTGCGGCCAAAGCGGCTGATGGCAAGCCGTGCTGCACTTATATCGGCGAAGACGGCGCCGGCCATTACGTCAAGATGGTCCACAACGGCATCGAATACGCCGATATGCAGCTCATCGCCGAAGCTTATTTATTGCTCAAACACGTCGGCGGTTACGATAACGCCGCCATTTCTAAGATTTTCCATGAATGGAACCAGGGCGAACTGAAGAGCTTCCTCATCGGTATCGCCGCGGATATTTTTGCCGAAGACGACGAAGCAGGCGGACAGGTCCTGGATAAGATCGTAGACGCCGCCGGTCAGAAGGGGACCGGCCGCTGGACGAGCATCGAATCGATGAAACAGGGTGTCGATATTTCCATGATTACGGCAGCCTGCAATGCCCGCGTCATGTCCAACGCACCAGGCCGTGCCAAAGCGCAGGATGTCATTGCCAAGCCGGCCCTGACGGCCCAGAGCGGCCCGGACTTCGTCGAAGCCGTCCGCCAGAGCCTGTATGCGGCCAAGATCGTCGCCTATGCCCAGGGCTTTTCCCTCTACAAGAGTGCTTCGGAAACGTATGACTGGCACCTCGATTACGGCGCCATCGCTTCCATTTTCCGGGCCGGCTGCATCATCCAGGCCGAATTTCTGACCAAGATCACCGAAGCCTATGACAAGAATCCGGAGCTGGATAATCTCTTGTTCGACGATTTCTTCCTGGCTAAAATCAATGCCAACCAGGGCGCCCTGCGGCAGATCATCGGCCTGGCCATTGCCAACGGCCTTCCCATTCCGGCCTTCTCGGCTTCGCTCCAATACCTCGACGCCTACAGCAGCCCTCAGGTCGGAGCCAACCTCATCCAGGCCCTG containing:
- a CDS encoding gluconokinase, whose amino-acid sequence is MNTITPMDSANQEVWIGVDVGTTGVRAIAYTEDGTNVCSSEAFYPLLTPHPDWAEESPLQILEAVQEVISKTAAQLRYKNKELAGIALSTVMHSFAGLDEGKEPLMDMQTWADSRSASIVREMKKDEGLCRSFYERTGCPIHACYPLAKIIWLRQNQPELFRQMRYVGSLKDYLFYHLTGQWVIDKSAASTSGMYNERTLDWDDEILAYAGVTKDQLPPVVSTTYSQGLCEDAAKILRLPAGLPVVIGATDGVLVNVGIGAVEPGQLSGTIGTSGALRMLTRQPKTDPQMRTWCYNLTDDMWVAGGAINNGGMILRWVRDKICHYGGSALETLDIDPYDLMTMKAEHVDAGADGLICLPYFTGERAPYWNSELRGMFFGFSLNHSRSHMIRAVMEGICYSLNSVMAALKEFGDIKDIRVSGSFTKSKLWLQILSDVLNQPITLPDNSEGAAFGAAVLGFISSGKLKSIADTADLVHAKKIYTPIEENVAVYQQLYDIFVQLYHNLQGEFADITAYQQKL
- the gnd gene encoding decarboxylating NADP(+)-dependent phosphogluconate dehydrogenase, with translation MALHDIGVVGMAVMGSNLALNMADHGYDVSVYNYTPDLTEQFLKERPHDKITGYFELKDFLASLKRPRKIMLMIMAGAPVDSMLDQLLPLLDTGDIIIDGGNSYFGDTRRRYDRCKEDGIHFYGMGISGGETGARRGPAIMPGGNKETYPEIQPIYEAIAAKAADGKPCCTYIGEDGAGHYVKMVHNGIEYADMQLIAEAYLLLKHVGGYDNAAISKIFHEWNQGELKSFLIGIAADIFAEDDEAGGQVLDKIVDAAGQKGTGRWTSIESMKQGVDISMITAACNARVMSNAPGRAKAQDVIAKPALTAQSGPDFVEAVRQSLYAAKIVAYAQGFSLYKSASETYDWHLDYGAIASIFRAGCIIQAEFLTKITEAYDKNPELDNLLFDDFFLAKINANQGALRQIIGLAIANGLPIPAFSASLQYLDAYSSPQVGANLIQALRDYFGAHTFQRVDKAGTFHHHWHEHYTK